CCGTTTGAAAAGTCACCGAACTGAGCTTCCCACGCGACGAGATGATTTTGCGACAAAACCGAATAGCCGTATTCGAAACCCAGCACGCCATACTCCGACAGCGAACTGTCGAATATATACGCACGTGCATTTGGGTCGGTGACGCTGCGGAGTTCGTTGAGCGGAGCCCAACGGTCGCCGGTCATCGTGTCGTACATATTGGCGTGCCGTTGCGAAAACGTGCCGCGGCCGGAATCCTGACCGCTGAACCGAACAGAAGAGCCCTCGAGCACTAGCGAGCCGATCGCCATCAGTTCGCCAAATGCCCAGTCCATCGGCACCTCGCCCTCGCCCATTTTGGCACGGCGGGCAAGTTGGCCGACCATTTTCGGGTTGACGCTAAAGCCTTCGGGGACGAGCGAGATCTTGTCGGCAACGGTCTTTAGCACCTCGGCAGCAACGCCCGTTTCGAGCACGTTTGAACCGTCATCATCGACGGGCGGCGGGGCGAGCGTGGCTTTTGCCGGCTTTTCGGCAGCGATATTCTTAGCCCGAGCCAGAACGCCCTCGTATTTTTCGACGACCTTTCCGGTCATTTCCGTCAGATCGTCATCGGTGATCACGCCTTCGCGGATAAGCTGTTGAGCATACAGATGACGTGTACCCGGATGAGCTTTCACGCGGGCATACATCACCGGTTGCGTGTAACTCGGCTCGTCGCCTTCGTTATGGCCGAGACGCCGAAACCCGATCAGGTCGAGCACGACGTCGAGGTTAAATTCGCGGCGATAGTCGAGGGCGATCTGGATCACACGGTATGCAGCCTCGGGGGCATCAGCATTAATGTGAAAGACCGGCGTTTGCGTAACGTGAGCCGCATCCGTCGAATAGACGGAACTTCGGCTTAGTCCGGGCGACGTCGTAAATCCGATCTGATTATTGATGACCAGGTGGATCGTGCCGCCGGTCCGATAGCCCGGTAGGCTGGCGAGTTGGAGCGTTTCCATTACGACGCCCTGACCGGCAAATGCGGCATCGCCGTGCAGCAGTAACGGCATAACCATATCGTGAGTCTCTTCACGCGTACGGCCGGATCCCTCGTACAGTTTGTCCTGGCGTGCCCGGGCCATTCCCTCCACGACCGGATCGACGGTCTCGAGGTGGCTCGGATTACACGAAAGCTGGATATGAAGATCACGGCCGGCCTTGGTCTTTCTGAGCCCAACTGCGCCCTGGTGATACTTAACGTCGCCTTCGTCGGCGGGGAAGTCGGGATGCGATGTTCCCTCAAATACGGTGAAAATACGCTCGGCCATATCGCCCGTATCCGGGTCGCCGACGATATTGGCAAGCACGTTGAGGCGTCCGCGATGGGCCATTCCCATATAGATCTCATCGACGCCGCGGGCTGACGCACCCTCGATCAGTTGATCGAGCATCGGTATAACAGTCTCGCAACCCTCAAGCGAAAAGCGCTTTTGTCCAAGATATTTTTTATGCAGAAACTGCTCGAACTGCTCGGCCTCGATAAGCTTTTGGAGCAATTCCTTTTTGGTCTCGGCGGAGAGTGGTTTGGTGTCGACAAATTTCTCGCGAACCTGACGGCGGATCCAGTCCTTCTGCTCGTCACTCCTGAGGTGGCGATATTCGACGCCCACCTTGCCGCAATACGCTCGGCGAAGTATGTCCAAAATGCGGCGAAGTGTCGCGGTTTGCTCACCGTGCAGACCACCGGTAATAAATTCGCGGTCGAGGTCCCATATCGTCAGGCCGAAATTTTCGAGGTCCAATTCCGGCGTGTAATGGGTTGTCATATTTAGCGGATCGACGTCAGCCAACATATGGCCGCGGACCCGATAGTCATTGATCAACTGCAACACGTTCGCCTGTTTCTCGACCTTTGCCTGTTCGCCGCCGAATAGCGATGGGTTATAGTCATCGACCCAGCGGAGCGGCGGAAAACGGATCTCGAAATCCGCAAAGATCTCGTCGTAAAATCCGTGCTGTCCTTTCAGATACTCGTTGATCCGAGCCAGGAACATACCGCTCTCGGCACCCTGTATGACACGGTGGTCATAGGTATTAGTGATCGTGACCGTCTTGCTGATGCCCAGTGCCGAGATCGTCCCCGCGGTCATCGCCTGGTACTCCGGCGGATGCTCGATCGCACCGGTCGCGATGATCGCACTCTGCCCTGACATCAGTCGCGGATTGGATGCGGCGGTGCCGATCGTGCCGGGATTGGTCAGGGAGATTGTCGTTCCCTGAAAATCAGCGATCTCGAGTTTACCGTCACGAGCCTTTTTGACCTGAGCGTTGTAGGCTGCATAAAAAGCGGTGAAGCTCATCTTATCGGCGCCCTTGATATTGGGTACGAGCAAAGTGCGTGAGCCGTCCTTTTTCTCGATGTCGATAGCGATCCCGAGGTTTACATCCTGATGTTCTAGGCGCGAAGCGATGCCATCGACCATTCCAAAACCGACATTCATATTCGGATATGATTTGATCGCCGAGACTATCGCCCAAGCGATGATGTGTGTAAACGAGACCTTACCTCGCAACCCTGTCGAAAGATGGTCATTGATGATACGGCGATTCTCCTCGAGGATCTTGACCGGGATCGTGCGAAAACTCGTCGCCGTTGGAACGGTCAGACTGCTCTCCATATTTTCGACGATCTTTTTAGCTGGACCAGTAATGGCGCGAGTCGTGGTATCCGCTGAGAGCGGCACGACAACCGGCGGTTTTGGGGTTGTGGCCACCTCAGCGATCGGAGCCGCGACAACGCTTGGTTTTGGTGCGGCAGAAGCGGCATCGGCTGGAGTTTTACCATTCAGCAGATCGCCGAAATAGTCTTGCCACGCATCGTCAACTAGCTTCGGATCACTCCGATATCGTTCCAAAAGGCCTTCGACATACGTTGCGTTCGAACCAAAATTCTCTTGTATAAATGTAGATAGATCGTTATTTTCCTTCACGGTATTATCACTTTCCTTGCAAAAAATAGCCTAACTTTCAAGTCTATCGCAATTGGGCCGAAAAATGTAGTTTCTCTTATTTTCGGAGGGCGGCAGGTATAGGATTGCGAATCAGCATTGATATTTTGATCGGCACGACACGCTTAAAAGTCATTCCAAACTTTCTAAACCGGCCAAACACGAACACCGTGCCCGTTATTTTCCACTGATCTTTTGACGAGACGAACTCCCGGTAGGCAGCCTTTGCCAGGTTAAAGGTTCCAACCTTTAGCCGGATCGGCGCCGGAAGTTTGATGCGTTGGTCTTTAGAAAATGAAAAAGATTGCCGATACTCATCCGCTTCGACGCTGATACCATTGACGCTGAGATCGTTGAAGGTGAGAAAGTCGACAGTTCCACTCTGGGCAAGGGCGATGAAGGTGCCGTCGACGTCGACTGTTACGCCGCTTAGTCCAACATCTACGACGGTCGGCGTGCTGACAGTGACCGCGGCGTCCAGGCCGTCGGCTTCTTGCGACTCTGCACCGCCATCCACATTTACCTTTGCAATATGAACCTTGTATCCGCGTATCTTTTTGGGGAACTCCTGCGCAGGCACGACTAGCGTGAACGCAAATAATGCGAACGTCACGGAAATTGCCAAAAGGTATCGGCGGGGCATCATTTTGCTGATGAGCGTGATCTGGTGCGAGTGGGCTTGGGGTTGTCGGCCGCGGCCGATACGTCGCTTTCGGGTGCCTCACTGCCGTTCGACGCGGTGTCGAGATCTTGTTTTATACCGTCGAGAATACCGTTGATAAACTGGGTGGCCTCATAGGTCGAAAACCGTCGGGCGATCTCGAGAGCTTCATTAATAACGACCGTGTGAGGCGTGTCGGTATAGAGAAATTCAAACACGGCCAAACGCAGAACATTTCGGTCAACGATCGCCATTCGCTCGATGCGCCAGTGCTCGGCACGCGTTCGGATGCGGTCATCGATCGCTTCCAGGTTGTCGATCGTTCCTAATGCCAATTTGTCGGCAAAGGTTCGTGCAGGCGTAACTGCCACGATCATTTCGTCGATCGACGGCAGCGTTTTAGCAGAAAGGCCGTTTAGAACTATTTCGACCTTAGCGGAAAGATCCTTGATCTCACGGTGTTCATCCTTGAAGAAATTGGTTCTGTCCAATGTCTCAATATGAGTAAAATCGATGACAAGTCGTTCAAAGTTGGTTCTGATGTTTTCAACGACCACCTTTACGTCTTCCGAATCCGGCGCGTCGTTATTGGCGATCGAGTCCCGAAGCTTGCCGTAAGTCTTTCGCAAAAGGCTGTTCAGATTGTCCAGATATTTGAGTTTTGTTGCCCGTGAGCTCTCGCGATCAAGATTGTCCGCACGCCTGAGCAATATTCGGATCTGGTCAAACAGTTTTCCGAGATCGTCGGCACCGGTCGTGACCTTTCTGAGCAGGTCATTTGCACCTTTGTGAAATTGCTCCAACCCGAGCTCTGCCCAATAATCACCGGAGGTAAAGCGAACCTGCCGGACCAGATCATACGCAAATAGCATATGCAGCGAACATTCGCGGGCTTTATGTCGGGTTCCCGAACTCTTTTCAACTTTTTCAAACGACATTCGGAATCACCTTATCTTCGGTAGCAAACATCTGTTCGCGACCGGCAAACTCGCGGCTTAGTTCTGCCATCTCGATCGCCGAGAGGGCAGCTTCGTAACCTTTATTATCTTCTTTTTTGCCCGAACGAGCGACCGCCTGTTCGGTATTGTCGGCTGTTATAACGCCAAAGAGAACCGGGATGCCTGTGTTGAGAGCGGCCTGCATAATGCCGGCTGCGGCCTGTCCGGCTACGTAATCAAAATGTGGTGTGTCGCCCCGAATGACCACCCCAAGAGCGATCACCGCGTCAAAGTCGCCTGATTCTGCGGCCATCTGACACGCCATCGGCAACTCAA
This is a stretch of genomic DNA from Chloracidobacterium sp.. It encodes these proteins:
- a CDS encoding multifunctional oxoglutarate decarboxylase/oxoglutarate dehydrogenase thiamine pyrophosphate-binding subunit/dihydrolipoyllysine-residue succinyltransferase subunit; this translates as MQENFGSNATYVEGLLERYRSDPKLVDDAWQDYFGDLLNGKTPADAASAAPKPSVVAAPIAEVATTPKPPVVVPLSADTTTRAITGPAKKIVENMESSLTVPTATSFRTIPVKILEENRRIINDHLSTGLRGKVSFTHIIAWAIVSAIKSYPNMNVGFGMVDGIASRLEHQDVNLGIAIDIEKKDGSRTLLVPNIKGADKMSFTAFYAAYNAQVKKARDGKLEIADFQGTTISLTNPGTIGTAASNPRLMSGQSAIIATGAIEHPPEYQAMTAGTISALGISKTVTITNTYDHRVIQGAESGMFLARINEYLKGQHGFYDEIFADFEIRFPPLRWVDDYNPSLFGGEQAKVEKQANVLQLINDYRVRGHMLADVDPLNMTTHYTPELDLENFGLTIWDLDREFITGGLHGEQTATLRRILDILRRAYCGKVGVEYRHLRSDEQKDWIRRQVREKFVDTKPLSAETKKELLQKLIEAEQFEQFLHKKYLGQKRFSLEGCETVIPMLDQLIEGASARGVDEIYMGMAHRGRLNVLANIVGDPDTGDMAERIFTVFEGTSHPDFPADEGDVKYHQGAVGLRKTKAGRDLHIQLSCNPSHLETVDPVVEGMARARQDKLYEGSGRTREETHDMVMPLLLHGDAAFAGQGVVMETLQLASLPGYRTGGTIHLVINNQIGFTTSPGLSRSSVYSTDAAHVTQTPVFHINADAPEAAYRVIQIALDYRREFNLDVVLDLIGFRRLGHNEGDEPSYTQPVMYARVKAHPGTRHLYAQQLIREGVITDDDLTEMTGKVVEKYEGVLARAKNIAAEKPAKATLAPPPVDDDGSNVLETGVAAEVLKTVADKISLVPEGFSVNPKMVGQLARRAKMGEGEVPMDWAFGELMAIGSLVLEGSSVRFSGQDSGRGTFSQRHANMYDTMTGDRWAPLNELRSVTDPNARAYIFDSSLSEYGVLGFEYGYSVLSQNHLVAWEAQFGDFSNGAQIMIDQYISSSEDKWQQHSPLVMLLPHGFEGQGPEHSSARLERYLQLCAENNMQVCYPTTPAQYFHLLRRQVRQDIVRPLIVMTPKSLLRLPAATSEMSELESGGFHSVIDDASITDRSKVRRISICSGKVFYDLDHARSAAGNPDVAIIRLEQFYPFPATRLAEVIASYPNVKEFVWTQEEPKNMGGWSFVEPRFRSILPVGVTLQYVGRAASASPATGSYAIHNLEQTKLIEETLGSADDETSAAG
- the nusB gene encoding transcription antitermination factor NusB — its product is MIVAVTPARTFADKLALGTIDNLEAIDDRIRTRAEHWRIERMAIVDRNVLRLAVFEFLYTDTPHTVVINEALEIARRFSTYEATQFINGILDGIKQDLDTASNGSEAPESDVSAAADNPKPTRTRSRSSAK
- a CDS encoding 6,7-dimethyl-8-ribityllumazine synthase: MKTELKRAPFTAAGRRFAIVVSRWNHELTSRLAEGAIEALSGAGADMGDVETFWVPGAFELPMACQMAAESGDFDAVIALGVVIRGDTPHFDYVAGQAAAGIMQAALNTGIPVLFGVITADNTEQAVARSGKKEDNKGYEAALSAIEMAELSREFAGREQMFATEDKVIPNVV